The following is a genomic window from Ethanoligenens harbinense YUAN-3.
GAACTGCGCGCCAGAACGGCGCAAAAAAACGATTGACGGAGGCAAACATATGATTGCTTTGGGCTGTGACCACGGTGGATTTCTGCTGAAACAGGAGATTAAGGCTTATCTGGAAGAACAGGGCATCCCTTACCTGGATTTCGGGACGGACAGCTGCGATTCCTGCGATTATCCCGATTTTGCCAAAGCGGCCTGCGCTGCCGTTCTCGACGGCTCCTGTGAAAAAGCGCTGCTTTTCTGCGGCACCGGCGTCGGCATCTCCATGGCCGCCAACAAGATCAAAGGCATTCGCGCGGCGTGCTGTTCGGATTATTTCAGCGCCAAATACACCCGCCTGCACAACAACGCCAATGTGCTCTGTCTTGGCGGGCGCGTCGTTGGCCCGGGGCTTGCGCGCGAGCTGGTCGATGTGTTCCTGCACACCGCATATGAAGGCGGGGAGCGCCATGAACGCCGGCTGAAAAAAATCGAAGCGCTTGAGAACGAAAACAAATAACGGGGTGTAGATCCATGAATCAAAACATTGCCTTGCTGGACCATCCGCTGATTCAGCATAAGCTCACGCTTCTGCGGGACAAACAGACCGGCAGCAAAGAGTTCCGTGAAATGGTCAGCGAGATCGCCATGCTGATGTGCTATGAAGCGACTCGCGACCTGCCGCTCAAGGAAGTGGACATCGAAACACCGGTCGCATTGGCCAAAGCGAAGGTGATTTCCGGCAAGAAGCTGGCTTTCGTACCCATCCTGCGGGCAGGGCTCGGCATGGTGGAAGGCGTTCTGCAGATGGTGCCCGCCGCAAAAGTGGGGCACATCGGCCTTTACCGCGATCCTGAAAGCCTGCATCCCGTGGACTATTATGTGAAACTGCCGGAAGATGTGCGGGAGCGGGAGGTCATCCTGCTCGATCCGATGCTCGCCACCGGCGGTTCCGCTGTGGAAGCCATCCATGTCCTTAAAAGGCAGGGCGTGCAGCACATCAAATTCATGTGCATCATCGCCGCGCCGGAAGGTATGAAAACGCTGACCGACGCGCATCCGGACGTTCCGGTCTTCTGTGCCGCGCTGGACAACCACCTCAACGAACACGGTTACATCGTGCCCGGGCTTGGAGATGCCGGCGACCGCCTGTTCGGCACCAAATAAAACATCCGAAATCCAAAGTGCCCATGCGGATAAATCCGCGTAGGCGCTTTTTTCATGCGGCTCCCGTCGGGCTGCCTTCAGCAGGCGTCTTCCCACAGACCCGCCTGTTCCATTGCCGCGCGCAGTGTTGCACCCGCCGCGGCACGGATGCACAGGTCGGCACGACGGTCATACGGTGTTCCGCTTTTATTCAGCAGCGCCAGATGTTCCCCGTGGAAATAATCGATCAACCCCGCAGCAGGATAAACCGCCAGACTTGTGCCTGCCACCAGCAACAGGTCGGCCCGCTCAATGGCGCGCACCGCGCCCTCCACGGTCGCGCTGTCCAGCCCCTCCCCATAGAGGACGACGTCGGGGCGAATCATACCACCGCAGGCGCACTGCGGAACAGACGGCGCCTCCAGCACGACGTCGAGCCCATATCGTCTCCCGCATGAAAGGCAGTGATTGCGATACACGCTGCCATGCAGTTCATAGACCGTTTGTGAACCGGCCTTGCTGTGCAGACCGTCAATGTTCTGCGTGACAACCGCAGACAGTTTCCCCTGCCGCTCCAGCATGGCAAATGCCTTGTGGGCGTCGTTCGGCTCGGCGTCCGGGAACACCAGGTAGCGGCGCAGATAGTCGTAGAAAACAGCGGGATTCTGCATAAAGAAATCGTGAGAAAGCAGAACTTCCGGCTCCTGCCCGTATTGTTTCCGGATGGATTCGTACACGCCCCCGGAGGAACGGAAATCCGGGATCTCGCTTTCTGTGGAAACGCCCGCGCCGGTAAAGGCCACGACGCGCTCCGATGTTTTCAGCCATGCAGCCAGTGTTTCCATCTCTTCCATTTTTGCGGCACCTTCCCTTTGTTGCGGCAGTCCGCCTGCCCTGTGGTTCCAGCATACCATCCCCTCCGCCCGATTGCAAGCAAAACCCTGCAGGAAAAACGCGTCTTCACCGATCATTCGATTCTTTCACAAGAAATGAGAGAATCGTATAAAAACACCGGTAAAGACGCGTCGGATTCCGCATGCGGAGAAGCCAAACGGCCGCTTTGTTCATATTTTTCCGAAAGTGTAAACCGGCTCGCGCTCCGGCTTGCACCCCAGCCATTGCAAGGCATTTTCCATCAATCTGGCGAAAATGCCGTATGTGTCCACTGCATGCGGCGAGAGTTCCCCGCCTTTGACGGCGATCATCGCCTGCGTGTACTCCGGATGAAACTGAAACCCAACAGCAGGCACTTTTTCGATGGCAAACATGGCGCTCGGCGACACGCTCGAGCGTGCAAGGCTGCAATACGCAGGCAGCGCATAATGGTCGCTGTGGCTCATGTAGGAATAAAAACCGTGCTCCAAGCCGCGCAGCAAGGGGTGCGTGCTTCCCTCTTTCCACGGGCGGATGAAATAAAAGCCCTGTTCCTCGTCACCGCAACGGTATGCCGGCGCGCCCAGCGCCTGCGCAAGGATACCGGCGCCCATACCGAACCCGATCACCGGTTTGCCCTCATGGAGCAGCATCCGCACATATTCCACCTCACCATACAGCCACGGGTCGGCGTCCTTGTTCCAAAGATGCTGACGCCCGCCATGCAGCACGGCAATATCAAAGTCATACAGCTTCGGGAAATCCTCGTTGCGGTCTATACGAATCTTGCGCGATACGGGCAAACCGTTCGCCTGTACCCATCGATCCAGGTTGGATGGGACGGACGGATGATCCGCATCATGTAAAAATTCTACAATCCTCACAAATAATCCCTCCTATCTATGAAAAAAATACAAGGATGCCGAACAAGCGTCCTTGCTTATGGGATATTCTGGATATCGAAAAACCGGATAAAAGATGCGCTTCGAGAAAAACTCAAAGCGCCGTTGCTTTCATTTGATCCATTTACCGTAATTTATTATAAACGGTCATGCAGGATCTGTCAAGCCACATTGCAAAAAATTTACACAATCTTCCTAATATGCCGCAAGTCCGGCAAACCGGCGGGCGGATGCGGTCATTTCCTTTGACGGATAGCGAACGGATTTTCAAGTTTTCATATTTTTTATATATTTTATGTTATAATGATAGCGAATCAAAATCATACGATCGAATCCGGGTGGATACATGAAAATCTTACCGGGCATGCGCACGCTCAAAACAGCGGTTGCCGTTGGTCTGAGCGTGGCGGTTTCATATGCCCTGAAACTGGAATATCCGTTCTACGCGGCCATCGCCTGCGTGGTGGTTCTGCAAATCTATTCCAGGGACACCGTTACAGCCGGCCGCAACCGCCTGATTGGCACGCTGGCAGGCGGGCTGGCCGGTTCCCTGTTTGCCTGTATCCCGCTGGATAAGGCCATCACATCCTTTTTCGGGATCATTTTCCTGTTCGTCATCCTTGCGCAGTGCAGGCTGAACCGGTCGATGACCATCGGCGGTATCGTTTTTATGCGGATCATGGTCGATCTGGACTACAGCAAGGAAGCCCCCCTGCTCTTTACCTATAATCGCATGCTCGCCACGTTTGTGGGCGTGGTGATCGCGGTGGCGGTCAATCTGCTGCTGTTTCCCTACCACCGAACGAAAGAAAACGATAAGCGGTTCATATTGCTCCGTTCCCATTTGCTCGACGGGCTGACGGACCTGCTGGCTCACCGCATTCCGGTGGAGATCGCGGCGCTGCGGAAAGATTGTGACGTGCTGCAGGAGCATCTGGGAAAAAACAGTGCGGAATACAAACTGTTTGCCCGCCGGGAAGAACAGGTGACGGAAATGCACAGGGCCGTGGATCTCTACCAGGACATTCTGCGCCACATGGCCATGATACAGGAACTGCCGCCGGAGCATTGGCAGTTGAGCGGGCCAAACATCCAAAGGCTCGCCGCATTGGCCAACTGCCGCCCCCCGGACAGCAGCGCGGAAAACGTCGAGGATGCCCATGTGGTGGTCTACAATTACCACGCGGGCCGTATGCTGGA
Proteins encoded in this region:
- the rpiB gene encoding ribose 5-phosphate isomerase B; the protein is MIALGCDHGGFLLKQEIKAYLEEQGIPYLDFGTDSCDSCDYPDFAKAACAAVLDGSCEKALLFCGTGVGISMAANKIKGIRAACCSDYFSAKYTRLHNNANVLCLGGRVVGPGLARELVDVFLHTAYEGGERHERRLKKIEALENENK
- the upp gene encoding uracil phosphoribosyltransferase; the protein is MNQNIALLDHPLIQHKLTLLRDKQTGSKEFREMVSEIAMLMCYEATRDLPLKEVDIETPVALAKAKVISGKKLAFVPILRAGLGMVEGVLQMVPAAKVGHIGLYRDPESLHPVDYYVKLPEDVREREVILLDPMLATGGSAVEAIHVLKRQGVQHIKFMCIIAAPEGMKTLTDAHPDVPVFCAALDNHLNEHGYIVPGLGDAGDRLFGTK
- a CDS encoding NAD-dependent protein deacylase, whose product is MEEMETLAAWLKTSERVVAFTGAGVSTESEIPDFRSSGGVYESIRKQYGQEPEVLLSHDFFMQNPAVFYDYLRRYLVFPDAEPNDAHKAFAMLERQGKLSAVVTQNIDGLHSKAGSQTVYELHGSVYRNHCLSCGRRYGLDVVLEAPSVPQCACGGMIRPDVVLYGEGLDSATVEGAVRAIERADLLLVAGTSLAVYPAAGLIDYFHGEHLALLNKSGTPYDRRADLCIRAAAGATLRAAMEQAGLWEDAC
- a CDS encoding type 1 glutamine amidotransferase; this translates as MRIVEFLHDADHPSVPSNLDRWVQANGLPVSRKIRIDRNEDFPKLYDFDIAVLHGGRQHLWNKDADPWLYGEVEYVRMLLHEGKPVIGFGMGAGILAQALGAPAYRCGDEEQGFYFIRPWKEGSTHPLLRGLEHGFYSYMSHSDHYALPAYCSLARSSVSPSAMFAIEKVPAVGFQFHPEYTQAMIAVKGGELSPHAVDTYGIFARLMENALQWLGCKPEREPVYTFGKI
- a CDS encoding FUSC family protein encodes the protein MKILPGMRTLKTAVAVGLSVAVSYALKLEYPFYAAIACVVVLQIYSRDTVTAGRNRLIGTLAGGLAGSLFACIPLDKAITSFFGIIFLFVILAQCRLNRSMTIGGIVFMRIMVDLDYSKEAPLLFTYNRMLATFVGVVIAVAVNLLLFPYHRTKENDKRFILLRSHLLDGLTDLLAHRIPVEIAALRKDCDVLQEHLGKNSAEYKLFARREEQVTEMHRAVDLYQDILRHMAMIQELPPEHWQLSGPNIQRLAALANCRPPDSSAENVEDAHVVVYNYHAGRMLDCAEQAENTLLQPPRLWSPRTQAPS